Proteins co-encoded in one Garra rufa chromosome 21, GarRuf1.0, whole genome shotgun sequence genomic window:
- the eef1akmt2 gene encoding EEF1A lysine methyltransferase 2: MESSVSTHGAEDSPVKCTELDADFAPSKLGTKEYWDDAYERELQTYKDIGDVGEIWFGEESMDRVIRWMETQNIAGNAAILDIGTGNGMLLVELAKHGFSNLTGIDYSNTAVELTVNILEEEGVKNVKIQVEDFLNPSTELKGFDVCIDKGTFDAISLSPEGREEAKQRYVNSLRTVMQPDGFFIITSCNWTKEQLLQIFKPGFELVRELPTPRFQFGGVTGNSVTALVFKRIY, encoded by the exons aTGGAATCGTCAGTGAGCACACATGGGGCAGAAGACAGTCCGGTGAAGTGTACAGAATTAGATGCTGATTTTGCTCCTTCAAAACTCGGAACAAAGGAATA CTGGGATGATGCTTATGAGAGAGAGCTGCAGACTTACAAAGATATTGGAGATGTGGGAGAAATATG GTTTGGTGAGGAAAGCATGGACAGAGTGATCAGATGGATGGAAACACAAAATATAGCGGGAAATGCTGCCATACTTGACATTGGAACTGGAAATGGGATGTTGCTTGTGGAACTG GCCAAGCATGGTTTTTCAAACCTCACTGGAATTGACTATTCCAACACTGCTGTGGAGCTAACCGTAAATATTCTGGAAGAGGAAGgtgtaaaaaatgttaaaattcag GTGGAGGATTTCCTGAACCCCAGCACAGAATTAAAGGGTTTTGATGTATGTATAGATAAAGGCACATTTGATGCCATTAGTTTGAGCCCAGAGGGCAGAGAGGAGGCAAAACAGCGCTATGTGAACTCTTTAAGAACTGTAATGCAACCAGATGGCTTTTTTATCATCACCTCCTGCAACTGGACCAAAGAGCAACTGCTGCAGATCTTCAAACCTG GGTTTGAGTTAGTACGAGAGTTGCCCACTCCCCGTTTCCAGTTCGGTGGTGTGACGGGCAACAGTGTGACAGCTTTGGTATTTAAACGGATTTACTGA